The Chryseolinea soli genome contains a region encoding:
- a CDS encoding DUF885 domain-containing protein, translating into MKCIRLIMPVLGLLLFFSACKPKKETAAGPSPDSTFAKVADEFLEGYFTFRPGVATYLGLHQYDRAKRDYSKAGLAAELDRLKAFEQKLAPLGDSLSPKARFDHKLLLAGIHQEIFAMEDLAIYTKNPMTYAGSISLNIFVQRDFAPLKERVKSIIAIEDQTPAIFAAARENLADSLAKPYVETAILIARGGADFLEKELVEALSQGVDDSLKTAFTASNKKAIAELRGFATWLEKEKLSKVHNHYAIGKANYKKMLLYNEMLDVNPEDILTQGLAELKKEQELFAQVAKVINPNKKAIDVFEDLKKDHPTADNLIPDAKKNLETIRQFLIDKKIITVPSEVRVEVKETPQFARSTSTASMDTPGPFEKATQAFYYITPTEKNWSAKQKEEWLSQFSYYVTDIISVHEAYPGHYVQFLHLNASPISKIQKTFGSYAFVEGWAHYTEKMMIEEGFGAKDPVTQAKYHLAQLDESLLRLCRLCVSIKTHTEGMTLADATKFIEDNAYYAYKPAYQEALRGTFDPGYLSYTLGKLQILKLREEYKAQEGASFSLQKFHDQLLDNGMPPITLLREVLLKNPPAGASF; encoded by the coding sequence ATGAAATGTATCCGCCTGATCATGCCTGTGCTGGGATTGCTCCTCTTTTTCAGCGCCTGTAAACCCAAAAAAGAAACGGCCGCCGGCCCCTCGCCTGACTCCACGTTCGCCAAGGTTGCCGACGAGTTCCTGGAAGGTTACTTCACTTTCCGCCCCGGCGTGGCCACTTATCTGGGCCTGCATCAATACGACCGGGCCAAAAGAGACTATAGCAAAGCCGGTCTCGCAGCCGAGCTCGACCGCCTGAAAGCCTTCGAACAGAAACTGGCCCCGCTGGGCGACTCCCTGAGCCCCAAGGCACGTTTCGATCACAAACTGTTGTTGGCGGGCATCCACCAGGAGATCTTTGCCATGGAAGACCTGGCCATCTATACGAAAAATCCCATGACCTATGCAGGCTCCATCAGCCTCAACATCTTTGTACAGCGCGACTTCGCCCCGCTGAAGGAACGGGTGAAATCCATTATTGCCATCGAAGACCAAACCCCGGCCATCTTCGCCGCAGCCCGTGAAAACCTGGCCGACTCGCTGGCCAAGCCCTACGTGGAAACCGCCATCCTCATTGCCCGCGGCGGCGCCGACTTTCTCGAGAAGGAATTGGTTGAGGCTTTATCGCAGGGTGTGGACGACTCATTGAAAACGGCGTTCACAGCATCCAACAAAAAAGCCATCGCCGAACTCCGCGGGTTTGCCACCTGGCTGGAAAAAGAAAAGCTTTCCAAGGTGCATAACCACTATGCCATTGGCAAAGCAAACTACAAGAAGATGCTGCTCTACAACGAAATGCTCGACGTGAACCCGGAGGACATCCTCACCCAGGGCCTGGCCGAGTTGAAAAAAGAACAGGAGCTCTTTGCCCAGGTGGCCAAGGTGATCAACCCCAACAAAAAGGCCATCGACGTATTTGAAGACCTCAAGAAAGATCATCCCACCGCCGACAACCTCATTCCCGACGCCAAGAAAAATCTCGAAACGATTCGCCAATTCCTCATCGATAAAAAGATCATCACCGTGCCTTCGGAAGTACGCGTTGAAGTAAAAGAAACACCACAGTTTGCGCGCTCCACCAGCACGGCCTCCATGGATACGCCCGGACCTTTTGAAAAAGCCACACAAGCCTTTTACTATATCACACCTACCGAGAAAAACTGGTCGGCCAAACAAAAAGAAGAGTGGCTTTCCCAATTCAGCTACTACGTCACCGACATTATTTCGGTGCACGAAGCATACCCGGGCCACTATGTGCAATTCCTCCACCTGAACGCCTCGCCCATCTCGAAGATCCAAAAAACATTTGGCAGCTATGCGTTTGTTGAAGGCTGGGCACACTACACCGAAAAGATGATGATCGAAGAAGGCTTTGGCGCCAAGGATCCTGTCACGCAAGCCAAGTATCACCTGGCACAGCTGGACGAATCGCTGTTGCGTCTCTGTCGCTTGTGTGTGTCTATCAAAACCCACACCGAAGGCATGACCCTGGCCGATGCCACCAAGTTTATCGAAGACAACGCTTACTACGCATACAAGCCGGCTTACCAGGAAGCGTTGCGCGGCACGTTCGATCCGGGCTACTTGTCGTATACCCTGGGCAAGCTGCAGATCCTCAAGTTACGCGAGGAATATAAAGCGCAAGAGGGCGCCAGCTTTTCGCTGCAAAAATTCCACGACCAATTGCTGGACAATGGCATGCCGCCCATCACATTATTGCGCGAGGTGCTCTTGAAAAATCCTCCTGCGGGAGCGTCGTTCTGA
- a CDS encoding cache domain-containing protein, producing MKFPSLSRKFWVAITTLLVIGGLFAYYLMVYVHGREEKLREEKYRALARYGENMVAMRSDYAKTIVRSWSRAKEYLEGKKNIPNDSVTKIVQRDLDKVTYEGYLKDADIDVRMHNHFERIYFIYPNAHPDRHGVFSLPMDHFAYRPDQFDEFFIIKRYDHALHQDEKTAPQSANEAYQTLENRIDLRNVDSLMVTRKGIFTSRFGDIELADTKYKLFVHTIEFQEGENWMLCGLIKADTFNEQTREVDPLIITSAILIMLFLLMAMPILKLLVMNAIERLNILNVWFAGFSIVFGSAVLFLMIWTGSDNLQSNEAVDRDLTGLSNTIKQRFQNELDSIYGVLNSVKDNLTGKLTQDYMEADSTEKKRFVFGDVLHEQKRRGVRDLGVGQAFLKKTVRKYPYFNYILYINDHGQPIITLTTQDQESNYPMPNLRSRKYFSRVLEDSLWYLPGTGKIKKGVEPKLFTLQSIQSWTDHSPEAGIGIAHSTMASTSVLAMSTRLHSVMDPILPPGYGFCIIDETGEVWFHANTLKNHQENLLLEVDHREKLAAAIQGRTTIHFSTDYEGNQQRMYTQPIDDVPLHLVVFHNKDDQRSPVVLTIFFAFSFLCVLFFSLGLQLLVLFLCDYKTSRLNKRRFFLRWLLPLRERSEKYKRVIVVQGAVMLFSLVLLWWAGDLAVGVTFVSLPMMLLVFYWVVFHERDGWKRYVFPACSVILILLLDWSSFSYWDNSWETFLLQVVFALVLTGSYFASEFIVQRWFYADVREPYGAGPSPHFMRDMLTYPGNYSTQLMMWVVLVSIIPVTYFYRTAHFEEAVIWTRYQQLTAAEANFKRTKAFDVTLAPFGDPEVRAKIDSLGNYLPYSSTPVNDEHDSNSAFQKLLFQYWPRLTSALGMSSTGAFKQANDEKWEWSMSDKKEVGIEFRNDPRKGRYEEQYLSTTIKDFNPVCGEYGLFIFLLVVLSFFLVGRIISFSVKYIFGLGWIPGKQRLGGLPFKIRNVPRLFVVGLPQSSKHEFISRVIANADVFDCQQGPDAWVPSEGKPVKVIRHFEFAVNDHAFNQKKLDLLQKLLAGKSNQIIITSTIQPTVILEVYRHKIKDLQKVPADKSEDDKRSEYKAALRNWKNMLSEFEVCYKSIRPSQKLSPTPSLVDRELKACYYLRTLEKRKYITHGGHDEEDFILRVEETAEPYYHAVWNSLSKIEKYFLFDLAKDGFVNLKNQKLIRGLMQKGVIEMKDSLRLMNQSFNNFILNVFKEDEELDMEKEVSRNGTWHSIRLVLVMVLLGIVVFVALAQKELFDNLNTFLLALSGALALLSKFGGLFGPGAKSKE from the coding sequence ATGAAATTCCCTAGCCTCTCAAGAAAATTCTGGGTAGCCATCACCACACTCCTGGTTATCGGTGGACTCTTTGCCTACTACCTGATGGTATACGTTCACGGTCGCGAAGAAAAATTGCGCGAAGAAAAATACCGGGCCCTGGCGCGGTATGGCGAGAACATGGTGGCCATGCGGTCAGACTATGCGAAGACCATCGTGCGGTCGTGGTCGCGTGCAAAAGAATACCTGGAAGGAAAGAAAAACATCCCCAACGACAGCGTCACCAAGATCGTCCAGCGAGACCTCGACAAGGTCACCTACGAGGGATACCTGAAAGATGCCGACATCGATGTTCGCATGCACAATCATTTTGAACGGATCTACTTCATCTACCCCAACGCCCATCCCGACCGGCATGGCGTCTTCAGTCTCCCGATGGATCATTTTGCTTATCGCCCCGATCAGTTCGATGAGTTCTTTATCATCAAGCGATACGATCATGCGTTGCACCAGGATGAAAAGACCGCTCCCCAGTCGGCGAACGAAGCCTATCAAACGCTGGAGAACCGCATCGATCTCCGGAATGTGGATTCGCTCATGGTGACGCGCAAAGGAATCTTCACCAGCCGGTTTGGCGACATCGAACTGGCCGACACCAAGTATAAGCTGTTTGTACATACCATCGAATTCCAGGAGGGAGAAAACTGGATGTTGTGCGGCCTGATCAAAGCCGACACGTTCAACGAGCAAACCCGTGAAGTGGACCCGCTCATCATCACCAGTGCCATTCTGATCATGCTGTTCCTGCTCATGGCCATGCCCATTTTGAAATTGCTGGTCATGAACGCCATCGAGCGCCTCAACATATTGAACGTGTGGTTTGCCGGGTTCAGCATCGTGTTCGGCAGCGCCGTGCTCTTCCTGATGATCTGGACGGGAAGCGACAACCTGCAATCCAACGAGGCGGTAGACCGCGACCTGACGGGCCTTTCGAATACCATCAAGCAACGTTTTCAGAACGAGTTGGATTCGATCTACGGCGTGCTCAATTCCGTGAAAGACAACCTGACGGGCAAGCTCACGCAAGACTACATGGAGGCCGATTCCACCGAAAAGAAGCGGTTTGTGTTTGGCGATGTACTCCACGAACAGAAACGGAGAGGGGTCCGTGACCTCGGGGTGGGGCAGGCGTTCCTGAAAAAGACGGTGAGGAAATATCCTTATTTCAACTACATCCTCTACATCAACGACCACGGCCAACCCATCATTACACTGACCACCCAAGACCAGGAAAGCAACTATCCCATGCCGAACTTGCGCTCGCGCAAATATTTCAGCCGCGTGCTGGAGGACAGCCTGTGGTATTTGCCTGGCACCGGGAAAATCAAAAAAGGAGTGGAGCCGAAATTATTCACGCTGCAATCGATCCAATCCTGGACCGACCACTCACCCGAGGCCGGCATCGGCATTGCCCACAGCACCATGGCATCGACCAGCGTGCTGGCCATGTCCACGCGTCTTCATTCCGTGATGGACCCCATACTTCCCCCAGGCTATGGTTTCTGCATCATCGACGAGACCGGCGAAGTATGGTTCCATGCCAACACCCTAAAGAACCACCAGGAAAATCTCTTGCTGGAAGTAGACCACCGCGAGAAGCTGGCCGCCGCCATCCAAGGCCGGACCACGATACACTTCTCAACCGACTACGAAGGCAATCAACAACGCATGTACACCCAACCCATCGACGACGTTCCGTTGCACCTGGTCGTGTTTCACAACAAAGACGACCAGCGTTCGCCGGTGGTGCTCACGATCTTTTTTGCGTTCTCATTTTTGTGCGTGCTCTTCTTTTCGCTGGGCTTGCAATTGCTGGTGTTGTTCCTTTGCGACTATAAAACGTCGCGATTGAACAAGCGACGTTTCTTTTTGCGTTGGCTGCTGCCGTTGCGCGAACGGTCTGAAAAATACAAGCGCGTCATCGTCGTGCAGGGTGCGGTCATGCTTTTCTCGCTGGTCTTGCTCTGGTGGGCGGGCGATCTTGCGGTGGGGGTCACTTTTGTCTCGCTGCCCATGATGCTGCTCGTGTTCTATTGGGTTGTGTTTCACGAACGAGACGGCTGGAAACGCTATGTCTTCCCAGCGTGTAGCGTCATCCTCATCCTGCTGTTGGACTGGAGCTCGTTTTCGTATTGGGACAATTCCTGGGAAACGTTCCTGTTGCAAGTGGTCTTTGCCTTGGTGTTGACCGGTTCTTATTTTGCGTCGGAGTTCATCGTGCAACGGTGGTTCTATGCCGACGTGCGCGAGCCCTACGGGGCCGGGCCATCGCCTCATTTTATGCGCGACATGCTGACCTACCCCGGCAACTACAGCACCCAGCTGATGATGTGGGTGGTGTTGGTCAGCATCATTCCCGTGACCTACTTCTACCGGACGGCACACTTCGAGGAAGCGGTGATCTGGACGCGCTATCAGCAACTGACGGCCGCTGAAGCGAACTTCAAACGAACAAAAGCCTTCGACGTCACATTAGCCCCTTTTGGTGATCCCGAAGTGCGCGCGAAGATCGACTCGTTGGGCAATTACTTGCCCTATTCGTCCACGCCGGTGAACGACGAACACGACTCGAATTCGGCTTTTCAGAAATTGCTGTTTCAATATTGGCCACGGCTCACGAGCGCCCTGGGCATGTCGAGTACCGGCGCATTCAAACAGGCCAACGACGAAAAGTGGGAGTGGAGCATGTCCGACAAAAAAGAAGTGGGCATCGAATTCCGGAACGATCCGCGCAAAGGCCGGTATGAAGAGCAATATCTTTCGACAACGATTAAAGATTTCAATCCCGTGTGTGGCGAGTACGGACTTTTTATTTTCTTGTTGGTCGTGCTGTCGTTTTTCCTGGTGGGAAGGATCATTAGTTTTTCTGTAAAATATATTTTTGGATTAGGATGGATCCCTGGCAAGCAACGGTTGGGCGGGTTGCCCTTCAAGATCCGCAACGTGCCCCGCTTGTTTGTGGTGGGACTGCCGCAATCGTCCAAGCACGAATTCATCAGCCGCGTCATCGCCAATGCCGACGTCTTCGATTGTCAACAAGGTCCCGATGCCTGGGTGCCTTCCGAGGGCAAGCCCGTGAAGGTGATACGCCATTTTGAATTTGCCGTCAACGACCATGCGTTCAATCAGAAAAAGCTGGACCTGTTGCAGAAGCTTTTGGCCGGGAAATCAAACCAGATCATCATCACCTCCACCATCCAGCCCACGGTGATCCTGGAAGTGTACCGTCATAAGATCAAGGACCTTCAAAAAGTCCCCGCCGACAAATCGGAAGACGATAAGCGATCGGAATACAAAGCAGCCCTCCGGAATTGGAAAAATATGCTGAGCGAATTTGAGGTGTGCTACAAATCCATCCGCCCGTCACAAAAACTATCGCCCACCCCAAGCCTGGTCGATCGGGAATTGAAAGCCTGCTACTACCTGCGCACACTGGAAAAACGAAAATACATCACCCACGGCGGTCACGACGAAGAGGATTTTATTTTGCGGGTGGAAGAAACGGCAGAACCCTATTATCACGCCGTGTGGAACTCGCTGTCCAAAATCGAAAAATATTTTCTTTTCGACCTGGCCAAAGACGGTTTTGTAAACCTGAAAAATCAGAAGTTGATCCGGGGCCTGATGCAAAAAGGAGTGATCGAAATGAAAGACTCCCTGCGGCTCATGAACCAAAGCTTCAATAATTTTATCCTCAACGTGTTCAAGGAGGACGAAGAGCTCGATATGGAAAAAGAAGTTTCGCGAAACGGCACCTGGCACAGCATCCGCCTGGTGCTGGTCATGGTGCTGCTGGGCATCGTGGTGTTTGTGGCCCTGGCCCAAAAAGAACTGTTCGACAACCTGAACACCTTCCTCTTGGCGCTGAGTGGTGCGCTGGCATTACTTTCCAAATTCGGTGGTTTGTTTGGCCCGGGTGCCAAGTCAAAAGAATAG